The following are encoded in a window of Castanea sativa cultivar Marrone di Chiusa Pesio chromosome 5, ASM4071231v1 genomic DNA:
- the LOC142634522 gene encoding cytochrome P450 76T24-like, whose protein sequence is MDYYLVLSLLILPFVWAFIRVVSPNLSSQTLPPGPHPFPIIGNILELGKLPHQAIAKLSKTYGPLMTLKLGSITTIVISSPNMAKEALQKNDQAFSSRTIPNMTHAFDHHKVSVGWIPINSQWRNLRKACATQIFAPQRLDATDALRLAKVQELLDHVNQSCKSGAPIDIGRVVFTTVLNSISNALFSIDLAQYDSNLSQEFRDLVCGLAKEAGRPNIADYFPALRLIDPQGVRKRTKIYYAKLLGIFDGYINQRLQLRASSKGYKASNDILDSLLSLTEENNSEISLLDIKHLLLDLFLAGTDTTSSTVEWAMAELLHNPEKMTKARDELEEVLGKGGHVQESNISKFNYLRAIVKETMRLHPPVPFLIPRKAVTNIEICGYIVPKNAQILINVWAMGQDPSIWQSPNLFMPERFLEQDIDYKGQDFELIPFGAGRRICPGLPLANRMVHLMLASLVHYFAWKLPIEMRPEDMDMAEMFGLSLHRAVPLRAIPIKSM, encoded by the exons ATGGATTACTACCTAGTATTGTCGTTGCTGATACTACCCTTTGTGTGGGCATTCATTCGTGTTGTCTCCCCCAATCTATCAAGCCAGACTCTCCCCCCAGGGCCACACCCTTTTCCAATCATTGGTAACATCTTGGAGCTTGGTAAATTACCCCACCAAGCAATTGCTAAGCTCTCCAAAACTTATGGTCCCTTAATGACTCTCAAGCTTGGGAGCATAACCACCATAGTCATTTCCTCTCCAAACATGGCCAAAGAAGCACTTCAAAAAAATGACCAAGCTTTCTCTAGCCGAACCATCCCAAACATGACCCATGCATTCGACCATCACAAAGTTTCAGTTGGTTGGATTCCCATAAATTCTCAATGGAGGAACCTTAGGAAAGCTTGTGCTACCCAAATATTTGCTCCACAACGTCTTGATGCCACAGATGCCCTTCGATTAGCAAAGGTACAAGAACTACTTGACCATGTTAACCAAAGCTGCAAAAGTGGTGCACCCATCGATATTGGTCGAGTAGTGTTCACAACAGTCCTAAATTCCATATCAAACGCACTTTTCTCTATTGATTTAGCCCAATATGACTCAAATTTGTCCCAAGAGTTCAGGGATCTTGTGTGTGGTTTAGCCAAAGAAGCAGGAAGGCCAAATATTGCTGATTATTTTCCAGCACTTCGTTTGATTGACCCGCAAGGTGTACGCAAAAGGACAAAGATTTATTACGCCAAATTGTTGGGGATTTTTGATGGATACATCAATCAACGACTCCAATTAAGAGCTTCATCAAAGGGTTATAAAGCAAGCAATGATATTCTAGATTCACTCCTCAGTCTCACTGAAGAAAATAATTCAGAAATAAGCCTCCTCGACATCAAACATTTGCTTCTG GACTTATTTCTTGCAGGAACTGACACAACATCAAGCACAGTGGAATGGGCAATGGCAGAGTTATTACACAACCcagaaaaaatgacaaaagccCGAGATGAGCTTGAAGAAGTCCTAGGTAAGGGTGGGCACGTTCAAGAATCAAACATCTCAAAGTTCAATTATCTCCGAGCGATAGTGAAAGAAACCATGCGATTGCACCCACCAGTGCCTTTTCTAATTCCACGTAAGGCTGTGACAAACATAGAAATATGTGGCTATATCGTGCCAAAAAATGCACAAATACTAATAAATGTGTGGGCAATGGGACAAGACCCAAGCATATGGCAAAGCCCAAATTTATTTATGCCTGAAAGGTTTTTAGAACAAGACATTGATTATAAAGGCCAAGATTTTGAGCTGATTCCCTTTGGAGCTGGAAGAAGGATATGTCCTGGATTACCATTAGCTAACCGAATGGTGCACTTGATGTTGGCTTCTCTTGTTCACTACTTTGCTTGGAAGCTCCCAATTGAGATGAGGCCAGAAGACATGGACATGGCTGAGATGTTTGGGCTTAGCTTACATAGGGCAGTGCCCCTCCGAGCTATTCCGATCAAATCCATGTAA